CTTTACACAGGGCAGATTAAATCCTCTGTTGTCAGATGTTTTAATCGTTTCCAAATGCATGCCTTCCACCGCTTCTTCGGCATATTCCGGGTTGATCATTACCAGGTCAAGTTCCCCCGATCTGGCATTCGCCAAGGCAGTCTCTTCATCCAGGCTTAAGAAAGTTATCTGTTCAAACTGAGATTTTGTTCCATAATAATATTTATTTGGTTCGACAATCAATTGCTGGTTCACATCCAGCTGCTTCACAACAAACGGACCTGTACCAATTGGATTATCTGCATATTCATCATTATATGCGTGTTCAGGTACGATTCCCAGTAAAGCTGTAGTTCTGATGAAAGGAGAGTATACTTTATTCAAAGTAAACTGTACTTTATTCCCGTCTATTACTTCAGCCTTTTCCAACATAGTCAAATCCACGCTTGAGCCGCTGTTCTTTGCCGTTTCATATGTAAATACCACATCTTCGGGGGTCAGCTTCTCACCATCGGAAAACTTCACATCATCACGTATAGTATAAGTATAAACCAGGCCATCCTCACTAATAGAATAATCAGAAGCTAAATCGTAGTCTGTTTCCACATCCGTTGTGATTTTCAGCAACCCTGTGTGAAAAATCCCATATCCATAGATTCCATAGCCCTTGCAGGGATCATAGTTCCCCTCTGTCATTCCCTTTCCTATGGAAATAACTAAATCCTTCTTCGCGCCGGCATCTTTATTTCCTGTCTCTTTACCTCCGCAGCCGGCTAATAATGTGAAGCCTAACATCATACATAAAAATGACACACATAAGTTCTTTTTCATCTATACCGTTCTCCTTGTAAGAATCTTTGTGGACTTATGGTAGCACAGAAAAATCCCCCTTACAAGCCGGTAAGGGGGATATAAATGCTACTTTTATATTTAATAAAAATGCTGGTTTCCAATCTGTGTTCCTTTTCCGGAACCACTGTTGAAATAAAGGCAGCCTCCGATTGGATTTTCTCCATTTAAAGCTGCCTGTGCTGCTTCATAGCAGTCGCTTCTGGCGCCACCGGACAGTGTTCTGGAGAGCGATCCATTGGTAACCGGTGAAAATTGTCCGCCTTCATAAATCACTCCGCTGATACTTCCGGGAAAAGATCCGCTTCTCACACGGTTCAGTACGACTGCTCCAACCGCAACCTTACCTGTTCTGCTTTCACCACCGGCTTCACACTGAATGAGTGCAGCAAGCAAGTCCAAATCACCATTGCTGACATTCGTCTTTTCCTGTGCCGGAGCGGAAGTCTCTGCAGATGAGACCCCTGCGGATTCAGATGCCGCTTTCGTTGATTCTGCTGCCTGAGCTGCCTTTTCTGCCTCAGCCTTTGCTGCAGCCTCGGCTTCAAGCCTGGCCTGATACTCATCCACAGTCAAAGCAAGTGAACCTAAGCTGTCCAATTCCAGATATTGTGCATTTACATAAGCATCTTCACCATTTAAGGA
The window above is part of the Novisyntrophococcus fermenticellae genome. Proteins encoded here:
- a CDS encoding ABC transporter substrate-binding protein encodes the protein MKKNLCVSFLCMMLGFTLLAGCGGKETGNKDAGAKKDLVISIGKGMTEGNYDPCKGYGIYGYGIFHTGLLKITTDVETDYDLASDYSISEDGLVYTYTIRDDVKFSDGEKLTPEDVVFTYETAKNSGSSVDLTMLEKAEVIDGNKVQFTLNKVYSPFIRTTALLGIVPEHAYNDEYADNPIGTGPFVVKQLDVNQQLIVEPNKYYYGTKSQFEQITFLSLDEETALANARSGELDLVMINPEYAEEAVEGMHLETIKTSDNRGFNLPCVKETTNSEGLVAGNNVTSDIAVRKALNIGISRQEIIDNALNGIGTPSWVRFDGLPWANDEPELKDNQVQEAEKILEQAGWVDTDKDGIREKDGIKCEFTITGRTDDLQRYNLAVALSENAKKLGIHIIAKSEDWTTCKDMIRNSPTCIGTGDYNFVDVYNAFASEFAGTEQTGLNNAAMYTNKTVDGYLTQALSSDSEEEIFDLLKKAQYDGTTGVNIDLPYLWLVNIDHTYLVKDGLDIGTQRIHPHGHGQPIIQNLNEWAYK
- a CDS encoding cell wall hydrolase, with protein sequence MRVNRKGVTVAIGSAMALTTIMAAPVFADTVSADVTNEESILHTEAWTNRAAANVQSYANIRSEASTDSERVGVLLPGYEADVIENDGNWSKIKSGNVEGYIRNDLLVFGEEARVHYMNVCGFTGTVQAEGLRVRAEANTDSQIVGVTENGSKLSVKGDLEDWYQVSLNGEDAYVNAQYLELDSLGSLALTVDEYQARLEAEAAAKAEAEKAAQAAESTKAASESAGVSSAETSAPAQEKTNVSNGDLDLLAALIQCEAGGESRTGKVAVGAVVLNRVRSGSFPGSISGVIYEGGQFSPVTNGSLSRTLSGGARSDCYEAAQAALNGENPIGGCLYFNSGSGKGTQIGNQHFY